A single Neospora caninum Liverpool complete genome, chromosome VIIb DNA region contains:
- a CDS encoding putative DNA repair protein RAD50, with protein sequence MATLERLGVQGIRCFAPDHLEVLAFEKPLTVIVGHNGAGKTTVVECLKYATTGELPPCVDRGRGWLHDPRLLDAAEVKGQVRLRLHTKGGKELTVVRSMQLSQTVDRKGKSKATFKQLEPYLQLKDSSTGQKASIGNKCADIDVQLPGLLGIHRAVLEHVVFCHQEESCWPLSEMQVLKKKFDQLFGATRYVKALECIRTIRKQHVSEAKDRQHDLQLVEAHRRQARLLIRQLHEARTLESEEEEQLRLSKAALEELASLLRSGEEAKEREEEIKHNLELSAQLLRRLEAELAEQKETQERERREEKERERQRRRTARIRLAERRQELEGEDDAPLRREEERRKEEEEERAWRKEEEEEEKFRLAVEQESYAELVDLAKDIERQFAAKKDRLAALEGELQARENESAALTERLHAEQHKAAEGIRAEERRNAAVNERKKIVSRILRACRGKRSGLEGEPDEEETEIFAARPDREIDEDVQTQLNRLGCEKEATTRDATRRTQALKAETHKLQDACSALHAVVGAGDELLLHLRQECASLQERKATRRRREEVTDELNRVKCEEERQRREEEEGPQSSAETIRELEATVKRADEDLQKLRCRRGLLDRRRCVAEEQKERQMQLQLSRQRVQDLEQEIEEKETKFLQEFHVVSDDLEAADGQAKRDCSFEEAAALASALAARKDGEKAREHQRAVAASLNSCRGQGELGASSLRALLLPFCHSLLRAAAFSSPQSPTPQSPSPSSSPGSSEASKGETGFERSSFRSSSWPPHLVQILREAARRGRDWGRDTSRRLVPPAVSASASSGGEDAPADEDRLFADAQALMAVYEDGRRSRDEGDIARDVENLKGEAAHLTSLCASADGDASRVNCFAAQGWLQLLAKESEEASACALCKRAFATQEELEQTQAEVAKRVEAVPQKLRDAENRQREIRRQFDDLQEERLLFATLAKQKDEISQKTTFLQTLRQNLQHLKDQVEAAERRAAEATRKEEKVKKLVETAESIRELKSVGRRKARDEMEAIEAQLHAAILAASAPLASPDGSSSLGNSDTADGNPFDLLSITKESEALDNEQTKVYALRDAAQTSLTRAVGERFAQQQRKDDLRRRREDLQREEEELRTLEQQIAKATSTIRAKEAELPAQRLELETLQRRIEEKTEQLRREEQSVGDALRDVDEKIRGLTEQQRLFAEASRAIRHAEASLREARERSALTVELERLRAKRAEANVDIARMKKANEEQLKACARGQRFLALVKNKVAHFHKEQEIEVEKKKMEAYAEQLREGRRRRGAVGAGSGREGGRRAEAEEDEDEGEESDALERELGELRKKWEAEKEKKARLEGSLMTRRERVKEIEKELAGSAVYKDVEEKYRSALVDAEIEAMVTSDLDRYHRALDKALMKYHSMKMQEINATMKELWQTMYTGHDIDFIAIRSDTEDQAGLAPLSLFGNASSPPPAAGQRSYNYRVVMVKGAVELDMRGRCSAGQKILASLIIRLALAETFCVHCGVLALDEPTTNLDRYNCESLAKALAALVEARRTSASFQLILITHDEQFVMKLARHGLCDKFYKITKALTGESRITCCDIQGF encoded by the exons ATGGCGACCCTCGAGCGCCTCGGCGTGCAGGGCATTCGCTGCTTTGCACCAGACCATTTGGAGGTGCTCGCCTTTGAGAAGCCTCTCACAGTCATCGTCGGCCACAACGGAGCCGGAAAGACG ACCGTTGTGGAGTGTCTGAAATACGCGACGACTGGAGAGCTGCCGCCGTGCGTCGATCGCGGGCGAGGGTGGCTGCACGATCCGCGACTCCTGGACGCTGCTGAAGTGAAGGGGCAAGTGCGGCTGCGGCTCCACACaaaggggggaaaggaaCTGACCGTCGTCCGGTCGATGCAACTCTCCCAGACCGTAGATCGCAAGGGAAAATCCAAGGCGACATTCAAA CAACTGGAGCCGTATCTCCAGCTGAAGGATTCGTCGACGGGCCAGAAAGCGTCGATTGGGAACAAGTGCGCAGACATCGACGTGCAGTTGCCGGGACTCCTCGGCATTCACCGAGCCGTGTTGGAACACGTGGTGTTTTGCCACCAAGAGGAGAGCTGCTGGCCGTTGTCGGAGATGCAGGTTCTCAAGAAGAAGTTCGATCAACTCTTCGGCGCGACGCGCTACGTGAAGGCGCTTGAGTGCATTCGAACCATCAG AAAACAGCATGTGTCTGAGGCGAAGGATCGGCAGCACGACTTGCAGCTGGTGGAGGCGCACAGGCGACAAGCGAGGCTTCTGATTCGGCAACTGCACGAGGCGAGGACGctggagagcgaggaagaggagcaacTGCG ACTGAGCAAGGCGGCTCTGGAAGAgctggcgtctctccttcgatctggggaagaagcgaaagagagagaagaagaaatcaAGCACAACTTGGAACTCTCTGCGCAGCTGCTTCGGCGACTGGAGGCAGAACTGgcggagcagaaggaaactcaggagagagaacggcgagaagagaaagagcgagagagacagagacgcaggactGCTCGTATCCGACTCGCCGAGCGAAGGCAAGAActggagggagaagacgacgctcCACTcaggcgcgaggaagaacggaggaaggaggaagaagaagagcgcgcatggaggaaggaggaggaggaagaagagaagttTCGGCTCGCAGTCGAGCAGGAAAGCTACGCGGAGCTCGTCGACCTGGCGAAGGACATCGAACGGCAGTTCGCG GCCAAGAAAGACCGCCTCGCGGCCTTGGAGGGAGAGTTGCAGGCGCGGGAGAACGAGAGTGCAGCCCTCACGgagcggctgcatgcagagcagcACAAGGCGGCCGAAGGCATTCGAGCGGAGGAGCGGAGGAACGCCGCAGTCAACGAGCGAAAGAAAATTGTTTCGAGAATCTTGAGGGCGTGTCGAGGCAAACGCAGCGGCCTGGAAGGCGAgcccgacgaagaagaaacggag ATCTTCGCTGCTCGGCCGGACCGAGAGATCGACGAGGACGTGCAAACACAGCTGAACCGCCTCGGCtgcgagaaggaggcgacgacTCGCGACGCCACGCGACGCACGCAGGCCTTGAAGGCCGAAACGCACAAACTGCAA GACGCATGCTCAGCCCTGCACGCAGTTgtcggcgccggcgacgagcTGTTGCTGCACTTGCGGCAGGAGTGCGCATCGCTGCAAGAGCGGAAGGCGACcaggcgcaggagagaagaagtgacGGACGAGCTGAACCGCGTCAagtgcgaggaagagcgccagcggcgggaggaagaagaaggcccGCAGTCGTCTGCGGAGACGATTCGGG AGTTAGAGGCGACTGTCAAGCGAGCAGACGAGGACTTGCAGAAGCTGCGATGTCGCCGAGGCCTCCTCGATCGGCGCCGGTGCGTcgcagaggaacagaaggagCGACAAATGCAACTGCAGCTGTCCAGGCAACGCGTGCAAGATTTAGAGCAGGAgatcgaggagaaagagacgaaatTTCTCCAGGAGTTTCACGTCGTCAGCGACGATTTGGAGGCAGCTGACGGCCAAGCAAAACGCGATTGCAGCTTTGAGGAGGCAG CGGCATTGGCGTCAGCGCTGGCCGCTCGcaaggacggcgagaaggcgcgcgaaCACCAgcgcgctgtcgccgcaTCGCTGAACAGCTGCAGAGGGCAAGGCGAACTtggcgcctcttcgctgcgtgcgcttcttctccccttctgccACAGTCTCCTTCGAGcagccgccttctcgtcgcctcaGTCTCCCACTCCTcagtctccttcgccgtcctcgtctccgggTTCGTCAGAGGCGAgcaaaggcgagacaggTTTCGAGCGGTCCTCCTTCCGGTCGTCCTCATGGCCTCCACATCTCGTTCAGATTCTCCGAGAGGCCGCCCGCAGAGGGCGTGACTGGGGAAGAGACACTTCGAGGCGACTCGTCCCGCCTGCggtttctgcctcggcgtcgtctggaggcgaggacgcgcctGCCGACGAGGACCGTCTCTTTGCCGATGCTCAGGCGCTTATGGCAGTGTACGAGGACGggcggagaagccgagacgagggcgacatCGCGCGAGACGTCGAGAATCTCAAGGGGGAGGCCGCGCACTTGACTTCTCTGTGTGCGAGcgcggacggagacgcaagCAGAGTCAACTGCTTCGCCGCACAAGGCTGGCTCCAGCTGCTcgcgaaagaaagcgaagaagcctctgcatgcgcgttgtGCAAGCGCGCCTTTGCCACGCAGGAGGAGCTGGAGCAAACGCAGGCGGAAGTCGCAAAACGCGTGGAG gCCGTCCCTCAAAAACTGCGCGATGCAGAGAACCGCCAGAGGGAGATTCGAAGGCAATTCGACGACCTACAAGAAGAGCGGCTTCTTTTCGCCACCTtggcgaagcagaaagacgaAATCTCGCAAAAGACGACTTTTCTGCAAACTCTCAGACAA AACCTTCAACATCTGAAAGACCAGGtcgaggcggcagagcgcCGTGCGGCCGAAGCCACGcgcaaggaagagaaagtgaAGAAACTCGTCGAGACCGCAGAGAGCATTCGCGAGTTGAAATCCGTTGGCCGAAGGAAAGCAAG GGATGAGATGGAGGCGATTGAGGcacagctgcatgcggccaTTCTTGCGGCCTCGGCGCCCCTCGCTTCCCCCGACGGCTCCTCGAGTCTGGGAAACTCCGACACGGCCGACGGCAATCCGTTTGACTTGCTGAGCATCACGAAGGAGTCGGAGGCTCTCGACAACGAGCAAACAAAG gTGTACGCCCTCCGCGACGCCGCCCAGACGAGCTTGACCCGAGCCGTCGGCGAGCGCTttgcgcagcagcagcggaaAGACGAtctgcggagacggcgagaagatctccagcgcgaagaagaggaacttCGAACTCTCGAGCAACAAATCGCAAAAGCAACGAGCACAATTCGAGCCAA agaggccgagctGCCGGCGCAGCGACTCGAgctggagacgctgcagcggcgcatCGAGGAGAAAACCGAGCAActccggagagaggagcagagcGTCGGGGACGCGCTCCGCGACGTGGACGAAAAAATCCGAGGCCTCACAGA ACAGCAGCGTCTCTTCGCGGAGGCCTCGCGCGCGATTCGCCACGCCGAGGCTTCTCTccgggaggcgcgggagaggtCGGCGCTGACCGTGGAGCTGGAGCGACTGCGGGCGAAACGCGCGGAGGCGAATGTGGACATTGCCcggatgaagaaggcgaacgaaGAACAGCTTAAGGCGTGCGCCCGAGGCCagcgtttcctcgccctcgtcaaGAACAAGGTCGCCCACTTCCACAAGGAACAAGAAATTgaagtggagaagaagaagatggaggcGTACGCCGAGCAActgcgagaaggcagaagacgccgaggcgcagTCGGCGCCGGGAGCGGCCGAGAGGGTGGGCGTCGagcagaagccgaagaagatgaagacgagggcgaagaaagcgatgCGCTCGAGCGAGAGCTCGGAGAGTTGCGGAAGAAgtgggaggcggagaaggagaagaaagctcgTCTCGAAGGGAGTTTGATGACTCGGCGAGAGCGCGTGAAAGAAATCGAAAAGGAGCTGGCGGGGTCTGCAGTCTACAAGGACGTCGAGGAGAAGTACAGAAGCG cTCTGGTGGACGCCGAGATCGAGGCGATGGTTACCAGCGACCTCGACCGTTATCACCGAGCCCTGGACAAGGCGCTGATGAAATACCACTCGATGAAG ATGCAAGAGATCAACGCCACCATGAAGGAGTTGTGGCAGACGATGTACACGGGGCATGACATTGACTTCATCGCAA TTCGCTCCGACACCGAAGACCAGGCTGGGctcgcgccgctgtcgctctttggaaatgcgtcctcgcctcctccggcAGCCGGACAGAGGTCGTACAACTACCGCGTCGTGATGGTCAAGGGCGCAGTGGAACTCGACATGCGCGGGCGTTGCTCGGCGGGGCAGAAAATCCTTGCTTCCCTGATTattcgcctcgccctcgccgagACGTTCTGCGTGCACTGCGGAGTCCTCGCTCTGGATGAGCCGACGACGAATCTCGATCGCTACAACTGCGAA AGTCTAGCGAAggctctcgccgccctcgtcgaGGCTCGGCGCACGAGTGCGAGTTTCCAGTTGATCCTCATCACGCACGATGAGCAGTTTGTGATGAAACTCGCGCGACACGGCCTCTGCGACAAATTCTACAAAATCACAAAGGCCCTGACGGGCGAGTCCCGAATTACGTGTTGCGACATCCAAGGTTTCTGA